From Juglans regia cultivar Chandler chromosome 6, Walnut 2.0, whole genome shotgun sequence, the proteins below share one genomic window:
- the LOC109008361 gene encoding cytochrome P450 81C13-like yields MENLFSYLAFFFFFIILIIKLLYQYPNPNLPPSPFSLPIIGHFHLLKQPVYQSLETLSLKYGPLLFLKFGSRPVLVVSSPSAVEECFTKNDIIFANRPRTMAGDILTYNSTAPAWAPYGHLWRNLRRIVNIQIFSKKSLQNFSIMWEEEVHSLLRLVFKVSERDSQKKVEFRYFSSLLMFNVMMRMVTGDPCVGEEAASTDLGKQQLKDMKGILFAFLSMNICDYFPILRWVGYKGLEKNMLRLGLRRDRFLSILIEHIKQMKTAEKRTLIRTLLSLQESESEFYSDDVVKSIVLMMFAAGTDTTATTMEWAMSLLLNHPEVLQKVKAEIDNQVGHKRLLNDSDLVKLPYLRSVVNETLRLYPPTPLLLPHCSAEDCTVGGYTIPEGTTLLVNAWAVHRDPRNWEEPNSFKPERFEGFNGEREGFRFIPFGIGRRACPGAGMGHRIVSLGLGALIQCFDWERLDKEMVDMSPASGFLLSKAKPLEALRSPRHSLENLLSQL; encoded by the exons ATGGAAAACCTATTCTCTTAccttgctttcttcttcttcttcattattCTTATCATCAAACTTCTATACCAGTACCCCAACCCTAATTTACCTCCAAGTCCTTTTTCTCTCCCAATAATTGGCCACTTCCACCTCCTTAAACAACCTGTATACCAAAGCCTAGAGACCCTATCCTTGAAATATGGTcctcttttatttcttaaattcgGTTCTCGGCCTGTTCTCGTCGTATCTTCTCCTTCGGCAGTAGAAGAATGCTTTACCAAGAACGACATCATATTTGCAAATCGTCCCCGCACCATGGCTGGTGATATTTTGACTTACAACTCAACTGCTCCAGCTTGGGCTCCATATGGCCACTTGTGGAGGAACCTGCGACGCATCGTCAACATCCAGATCTTTTCTAAGAAAAGCCTCCAAAACTTTTCCATCATGTGGGAAGAAGAAGTTCACTCACTTCTTCGCCTGGTGTTCAAAGTCTCAGAAAGAGATTCACAAAAAAAAGTCGAGTTTAGGTATTTTTCTTCACTTCTGATGTTCAATGTTATGATGAGAATGGTCACTGGAGACCCATGTGTTGGAGAGGAGGCTGCAAGCACTGATCTGGGAAAGCAACAACTCAAAGATATGAAGGGCATTCTTTTTGCATTTTTGTCAATGAATATATGTGATTACTTTCCAATTTTGAGGTGGGTTGGTTACAAAGGATTGGAGAAGAACATGTTAAGGTTGGGATTGAGGAGGGATAGATTTTTGAGTATCTTGATTGAACATATTAAGCAAATGAAGACAGCCGAGAAGAGGACTCTGATTAGGACGCTATTGTCTCTTCAAGAATCAGAAAGTGAATTTTATTCCGATGATGTCGTCAAAAGCATCGTTCTA ATGATGTTCGCCGCGGGAACAGATACAACAGCAACAACCATGGAATGGGCAATGTCACTTCTGCTAAATCATCCAGAGGTCTTGCAGAAGGTTAAAGCGGAGATTGACAACCAAGTTGGCCACAAGCGCTTGCTAAATGACTCTGATCTTGTCAAGCTTCCCTATCTTCGTTCAGTCGTCAACGAGACACTTAGACTCTATCCTCCAACACCACTTTTATTACCTCATTGTTCCGCAGAAGATTGCACTGTTGGGGGTTATACGATTCCAGAAGGGACAACGCTGCTGGTGAATGCGTGGGCTGTGCATCGGGATCCCAGGAACTGGGAGGAGCCCAACAGCTTTAAGCCAGAGAGATTTGAAGGATTCAACGGAGAAAGAGAGGGTTTCAGATTCATCCCATTTGGTATTGGGAGGAGGGCATGCCCTGGTGCTGGCATGGGCCACCGGATAGTTTCATTGGGCCTTGGTGCACTCATTCAGTGCTTTGACTGGGAAAGGCTTGACAAGGAGATGGTGGACATGAGCCCAGCTTCGGGATTTCTTCTGTCAAAGGCTAAGCCCTTGGAAGCTCTTCGTAGTCCCCGCCACTCCTTGGAAAACCTTCTCTCTCAGCTTTGA